The following are encoded together in the Oligoflexus sp. genome:
- a CDS encoding porin family protein, which yields MQKSSLPVLLPLSCLLFVPLAYSQDASNPQYKTASAWSEAPVSAGVNITTADVDLTDENVFAFGVFGDYYTGQNLSVGLSLDYWADEFNSSRAQRVDLENLIIGANAKFHFTNIMAGLKPYVLAGLAAHRFQVSTARRDPSADATDVLSEYDRDLQDVEGELGADFGAGLSYTIQPAMDLVGELKYRRVLDRTLDLDQMNYSLALAYMM from the coding sequence TCTTGCATACAGCCAGGACGCCAGCAACCCTCAATACAAAACCGCAAGCGCCTGGTCGGAAGCGCCTGTGTCGGCCGGTGTTAACATCACAACGGCCGATGTGGATCTGACGGATGAAAACGTCTTCGCCTTCGGTGTGTTTGGTGACTATTACACGGGTCAGAATCTCTCCGTGGGTCTTTCCCTTGACTACTGGGCGGATGAGTTCAATTCATCACGCGCGCAACGCGTGGATCTGGAAAATCTGATCATAGGAGCGAATGCCAAATTTCATTTCACCAACATCATGGCTGGCCTGAAGCCATATGTGTTGGCAGGTCTTGCTGCCCATCGCTTTCAAGTGAGCACGGCGCGCCGTGATCCCAGTGCGGACGCGACCGATGTCCTCTCTGAATATGATCGCGACCTTCAGGATGTGGAAGGTGAACTGGGCGCGGATTTCGGCGCGGGTTTGAGTTACACCATTCAACCCGCGATGGATCTGGTAGGGGAACTCAAATATCGGCGTGTACTGGATCGCACCCTGGACCTCGATCAGATGAATTATTCTCTAGCCCTCGCCTATATGATGTAA